The Epinephelus lanceolatus isolate andai-2023 chromosome 11, ASM4190304v1, whole genome shotgun sequence genome window below encodes:
- the LOC144464572 gene encoding olfactory receptor 52Z1P-like: MKNFSEVTTIHLSDYYGMEGLKPLYFCAFLIIYITIVAENIVLIGVVYCEKILHEPMYFLLCNLALNELYGGTALLPAVLSNLLSHSYEISLPFCQTQIYAVHTYAMTEFTILVAMSYDRYVAICYPLLYHTIMSQRVVKLIVFTWLYPMLAFIIVLIFTLRLRFCERTIEKVYCMNYSLVKLACTDTSVVNIVGLLSVVLYTLPQIVMIFYSYAHILRICVLSFNKSKLKALRTCTPHLLAVTNYSIGCFLEIAQSRFNIKHLSYQSKLFLSVYFLIFPPLLNPAIYGLSIQVVRDRLFRLFSRKSRNIKNVNPTDLTTLITSIPSPLPVQYRTDCKNLLLSFKALHIHNLSDHLQEFTSSRSLCSSPDHSHLMSPHHGCQGCQLHCLRLWNSLPPHI; the protein is encoded by the exons CCTGATTATCTACATAACCATTGTTGCTGAAAATATAGTGTTAATTGGAGTAGTTTACTGTGAAAAAATCCTGCATGAGCCAATGTATTTTTTGCTGTGTAACTTGGCTTTGAATGAACTGTATGGAGGCACTGCCCTACTGCCAGCAGTACTTAGCAACTTGCTGTCACACTCATATGAAATATCTCTTCCCTTTTGTCAGACGCAGATCTATGCTGTTCACACATATGCCATGACAGAATTCACAATTTTAGTAGCTATGAGTTATGACAGGTATGTGGCCATTTGTTATCCGCTGCTTTATCATACAATCATGTCGCAGAGAGTTGTTAAACTTATTGTTTTCACATGGTTGTACCCCATGCTGGCATTTatcattgttttaattttcactCTTCGGCTGCGGTTCTGTGAGAGAACCATAGAAAAGGTGTACTGTATGAATTACTCACTTGTGAAACTTGCCTGTACAGATACATCTGTTGTTAACATTGTTGGCCTACTATCTGTGGTTCTGTATACACTGCCACAGATTGTCATGATCTTTTATTCATATGCACACATCCTGAGGATATGTGTGTTATCATTCAACAAATCCAAGCTCAAGGCCCTCCGGACTTGCACCCCACACCTGCTCGCCGTAACTAACTACTCTATTGGGTGCTTTTTAGAAATAGCACAAAGTCGATTCAATATTAAGCACCTGTCTTACCAAAGCAagttgtttttatctgtgtaCTTCCTGATATTCCCACCCCTTCTTAATCCAGCAATCTACGGATTGAGTATTCAAGTCGTGAGAGATCGACTGTTTAGGCTTTTCAGCAGAAAAAGCAG AAacatcaaaaatgtcaaccCCACAGACCTCACTACCCTGATCACCTCCATCCCCAGCCCACTCCCTGTTCAGTACCGGACTGACTGCAAAAACCTTCTGCTCAGCTTCAAAGCCCTCCACATCCACAATCTCTCTGACCACCTCCAGGAGTTTACCTCCTCCCGCTCCCTGTGCTCGTCTCCTGACCATTCCCACCTCATGTCTCCGCACCATGGGTGCCAGGGCTGTCAGCTGCACTGCCTCAGGCTCTGGAACTCCCTACCTCCACACATTTGA